The DNA region CGCTTCTTGCAGCGTTCCGGTCCTCGCTAAGTCCCAGCGATAGGTCCAGTCGCTGGCCCTGGCTACCTCCCAACCGTTGCCTGCCCAGCGGCTGTTGTAGGCCTGGCTCTTGCCGGCGGCGTCGTACTTCGAGTAGGTGACGATTGGCCGGTGCCGAGCGTCCCAACCTACGCCGAACGCGACGCCGGCCAGCCCGCCACCCGATCGGACCGGGTCGACCAGAGCCTCTTCGACCCCGGGCCGTATCGGCAAATCGAGACGCTTGCCGGAGGCGGTCTCCCAGTGGATCAGATCCCGGCTGCGGGCGTACGAGAGATCGTGATTGGTTGCCCCATCGGGGCTTTCGCGCCACAGCCAGACCAGATGGAAGTAGCCGTCGGGTCCCTTCACCGGACCGACGGAATAGGCGCTCTCGGATTCCTCGCCGTCCAGCAGCGGCTCGGACAGGTGGCGACGCCAGCGCCTCGAGTCGACATCGTATGCGTTCAGAATCTGCGTGCCGTTGCCGCTCTTGCCGTCCCGATACTGAAAGTAGAGCTCGTCCTCGGCGCCATGAATGAAGCGTGGGTAGCTCACCCGTTTCTCGAGCTCCCCGACCATGCCCGGCGTCTCGAACGACGAGATGTCATGCGCTGCCGTGGACCGGAAATACACCAGCCTGTCACCGTGCATGTTGCCGCTGACGTGGATGAAACCTGCCAGGTCTACCGCCATGGCGAGGTAGTTGTGGGAGTCCCAACCGACGACCGAAGGCAGGCGTTGAAAGCTCCAGTCGGCCGAGTCCAGCGATCGCTGCGCCACCGTCATCCGGCGCTGGGGGTCGTAGAAAGCGACGTACTGCCACCGCCCGGCTGTCTCGAGAGCGAAATGTACCGGGTGACCCGACCAGACCGGCGCCACATCGACGCTCTCCAACCCCGCGGGCTCGGCTTCGGCCGCGACCGGAACCTGCAGCCGTAGGATCCAAATCAGCGCGATCGCTACTGCCTTCGAGCTTCCGCTGCCTACGCGGGTGATTCCAGTCAAAGTACAGATCTCCCGAACGGCCGAGAGCATACCGAAAAGGAATCGGAGACGTGGCGCGAGCCTGACCGAGTGCTCCGCCTCCAGTAAACTGCTCACTATGGAGTTCCATCCCGAGGCTCTGTCCGTCCGCAATCGCTACAAGCTCCTGATCGGCGCCATTGTGCCTCGACCGATCGCCTTCGTCTCCACGGTCTCGACCGACGGCACGACCAATCTGGCTCCGTTCTCGTTCTTCAACGGCGTTGGGTCGAACCCGATGACTCTCCTTTTCTGCCCGAGCAACCAACCGGACGGATCCGAGAAAGACACTTTGCGCAACTGCAAACCGACCGAGGAAGGGGGAACCGGCGAGTTCGTAGTCAACGTGGCCACCGAAGCCTATGCCACGGCAGTGGCTGCCGCCGCCGAGCCCCTTCCGGCGGAACAAAGCGAGTTCGATCTGACCGGCCTGGCCAGCGTGCGGTCGCAGGTCGTCCGTCCTCCCCGCGTCGCCGAGTCCCCTATCGCCTTCGAATGTCGGACCACCGAGGTCATACGCACGAATCCGGGGCGCCCCGGCGGAGGCAACGTCGTGCTCGGCCGGGTCGTCCACGTGTTCGTGCGAGACGACCTGGTCAACGATCGAATGCACATCGACGCCGACAAGCTGGCGGCCATCGGGCGCATGGGCGGAGCCGGCTACGCCACGACTCGGGATCGGTTCGAAATGCCCCGCGGTCGCGCCGCCCTGGACGCCGGCCGGCGTCAGCCGCCCCAGCGTGAGCGGTAGCGCACGTAGCTCCGGTTGCGGCTGGTAGAGACGTTCAGGAGGGTTCTTTCGGCGACCTGTCCTGAGCATCCTTGCCGTCGGGTTCCTCGGCTCTCACGACCCCGGCTGCCATCAGACGCGCCAGGACCATGAGAATCGCCGCCAACCAGAAGGGCCAGCGAATGCCGACGAACTGAAACACCGCACCCGCCCAGATCGGTCCCACCATGCGGGACACGCCACCAAATGCCTGTTGAACGCCCAGGATCATCCCGGTCTGGCCCTCCGGGGCTTGCTCGGAAACCAGTGAGGTCGTGGTGGGAAAGAGCAGTGCCGTGCCGATGGGTATGAAGGTGATCGCGGCACACAGCGTCCAGATCGAGCCCGCGAAGGGCGCCAACGCCATCCCGAAAGCCACACCCAGAGCCCCCATACGCATCGCCCGACGCTCGCCGAATCTGGTCACCGCCGGTCCGAGAAGCAGCGAGCGCATGATCAACGAAACTCCTCCGACATACATAAAGAACCATCCGATACTTCTCTCGTCGATCCCAAACACACGCTCGAGATAGAGGGCGAAGATGCCGTTCATGGCCATGAACGACATCATGCCGAAGGTGTAGATCCAGACCAGACGCGGTAGCGGCCGCGTCGGATGGAGCAGAAACTCGACGATCGCTCCGCGTGTCGCACCCTTCTGCCGCCGGCGGCTCGAGGTCGACGACACCTCGGGTTCCGGCAACCAGCGCCATCCAAAGGCAAAATTCAGCAAGCAAACGGCGGCAGCGAGATAGCCGGGACCGATTCGCCCTACCGCGAGCGAGCCCACAACGGGGCCCATCATGACGCCGGCGCTGGTCGCCGCGGTCAACCAACCGAGAGCCTTGGCGCGCTCCTCCCGACCGATCGAGTCGCTGACGTAGGCCTGAATGACACCGGTGGTCCCGCTTGCCGCACCCTGAACGAAACGGGACAGGAAGAGTAGCCAGACGGAATCGGCGATCTCGAAAATCGAATAGGCCGCCGCCGCAACCAGGAGTCCCATCAGAATCATCGGCCGCCGGCCATAGTGGTCCGACAGCCGCCCCCACATTGGAGCCGAAACGAGCTGCGCGAGCGCGAACATCGACACCAGCGCGCCCACCCGAACGGGATCTGCGCCGAGTTTCTCGGCGTAGAACGGCAGTAGCGGTAGGACGATGAAGAAGCCCAGCATGTCGACAAAGACCGTCGCCATGAGCACCCATATCTTCTTGAGTGCACCGCCCTCGCTCACTCGGTGGCCTCTTTACGGCTCCAGAACACGAAGGCCAGGGCGCTCGCGACCATCAGGAAGACTCCATAGGCGGCTGCGATTCCGGTCTCCTGCAAGCGCAGGTTCGACAGAATCTCGATCGAGATCGGCCGGGTCTCGAAAGTGTAAAGAACGATCGAGGTGACGAAATCCCCGAGAGCGGTGATGAAGGCCAGGCCGGCACCGGCCGCCAGCGCCGGCCGCAACATCGGCAGCACCACGCGACGGAGCGTTCGCCAGCGACCCGCGCCGAGAGAAGCGGCGGCCTCCTCGAGCGAAACGTCAAACTGGCGCAAACCAGCGAATGCGCTCCGTCCGGTCACCGGCAAACTGCGAACCAGATAGGCCAGCGGCAGAATCACTGGAGTGCCGATCAAAACGAAACGACCCGCATAGGGCGCCGAAACACTGAACGCGGTCGCCAGGGCAACGGCGAAGACAGTGCCGGGAACCGCCCACGGCAAAGCCACCAGGGTCTCCAGAAGCGCACCCAGCCGGCCACCGGCCTTGATCGAGCTTCGCGCCGCCGCGAGTCCGAGCGTCACCGCGCCGGCCGTGGCCACAAGCGCCATCCAGAGTGAGTTTACGATCGGGCGCAGGCGCTCGGCTCCCGCGGCCAGCTGGCTGTAGTTCGAGACATCCAGGACCGGCGGCACCGCCTCCACCGTCCAGGTTCCCGGAGGCACGAACGAGACCAGGATGAGCGTCAGGTGCGGAAGCAGGAGAAAGAGCGCCAGGGTCCAGCCCAAGGCGGCGGCCGCAAGCCGTGAGCGCCGGCTCTCGAGTGTGCGCCGTCTCGGGGCCAGACCACGCACTCCTCCGACCACGGCCACCCGACGCCGGTCGAACGCCAGCAGCGCTCCCAGACCCGCCACGGCCGCCAGGGCCAGAACCACCGTTTCGACTTGCGCCGCCACGATCTCGCCGTTGAGTTTCGAGGCCACGATCTGCGTCGTCATCACGCGGAAGCCGCCACCGA from bacterium includes:
- a CDS encoding flavin reductase family protein, translating into MEFHPEALSVRNRYKLLIGAIVPRPIAFVSTVSTDGTTNLAPFSFFNGVGSNPMTLLFCPSNQPDGSEKDTLRNCKPTEEGGTGEFVVNVATEAYATAVAAAAEPLPAEQSEFDLTGLASVRSQVVRPPRVAESPIAFECRTTEVIRTNPGRPGGGNVVLGRVVHVFVRDDLVNDRMHIDADKLAAIGRMGGAGYATTRDRFEMPRGRAALDAGRRQPPQRER
- a CDS encoding iron ABC transporter permease, whose translation is MALATVLVWIVGYPLILTLFEALGIPRAPTLGHFQAFAERADEWLALWRSLWISGASVLLAAAIGVPLAFVFDRLEFPGRSILGGLVALPVALPPLVGVLAFLFLYGESGFLTRSVQFTLGLDAPPWRLRGAGAILLVHAYSMYVYFYLFTRAALTRLDPSMEEAAASLGAGRFRRLRRVVLPLLRPALAGAALLTFMTSLSSFSAPYIFGGGFRVMTTQIVASKLNGEIVAAQVETVVLALAAVAGLGALLAFDRRRVAVVGGVRGLAPRRRTLESRRSRLAAAALGWTLALFLLLPHLTLILVSFVPPGTWTVEAVPPVLDVSNYSQLAAGAERLRPIVNSLWMALVATAGAVTLGLAAARSSIKAGGRLGALLETLVALPWAVPGTVFAVALATAFSVSAPYAGRFVLIGTPVILPLAYLVRSLPVTGRSAFAGLRQFDVSLEEAAASLGAGRWRTLRRVVLPMLRPALAAGAGLAFITALGDFVTSIVLYTFETRPISIEILSNLRLQETGIAAAYGVFLMVASALAFVFWSRKEATE
- a CDS encoding MFS transporter, encoding MSEGGALKKIWVLMATVFVDMLGFFIVLPLLPFYAEKLGADPVRVGALVSMFALAQLVSAPMWGRLSDHYGRRPMILMGLLVAAAAYSIFEIADSVWLLFLSRFVQGAASGTTGVIQAYVSDSIGREERAKALGWLTAATSAGVMMGPVVGSLAVGRIGPGYLAAAVCLLNFAFGWRWLPEPEVSSTSSRRRQKGATRGAIVEFLLHPTRPLPRLVWIYTFGMMSFMAMNGIFALYLERVFGIDERSIGWFFMYVGGVSLIMRSLLLGPAVTRFGERRAMRMGALGVAFGMALAPFAGSIWTLCAAITFIPIGTALLFPTTTSLVSEQAPEGQTGMILGVQQAFGGVSRMVGPIWAGAVFQFVGIRWPFWLAAILMVLARLMAAGVVRAEEPDGKDAQDRSPKEPS